In Oncorhynchus mykiss isolate Arlee chromosome 32, USDA_OmykA_1.1, whole genome shotgun sequence, the DNA window TCTTAACTCTGTATATAAATATTTGTTTAACTGCATGTTCAATTTGATGTCACAACACGGACACATTTTAAGGCTTGTACATCTTTTTGAGACATGAAATTGAGTCTTTCTTTGACCCTCCACACTTACTGTCATATTTGCATACAGTGACTGAACGACAGGGGGCAGTGTGGCTCAACATGAAACAGTGATGGAGAAAATAACTGTTTTTCAAACTGTAGTCAAAGGGAGTATTGGAAGAGTTTAAAACCAGCCAATTTACATTTCAGATGTAGGTGTATTTACAGTCTATCAAGCCATATGTTGTGACTGTGTAATCccagttaacccagaactaaaatctagAATTTAGTCAGATTGGTATGTCCATGAGAGATAACAAAtcggaagcacagccgagagctgcccagtgacacgagtctaccagacgagctaaactacttctatgctcgcttcggggCAAATGGCActaaaacatgcatgagagcaccagctgctcCGGAAGATTGTGTGATCACGCTCAccgcagccgatgtaagacctttaaacaggtcaacattcacaaggctgtagGGCCAGACGcaataccaggacgtgtactgcgagcatgtgctagccaactggcaagtgtcttcactgacattttcaacctctccctgtccgagtctgtaataccaacatgttttaagcagaccaccatagtgcctgtgaccaaaaacactaaggtaacctgcctaaatgactactgacccgtaacggtcacatctgtagccatgaagggctttgaaaggctggtcatggctcacattaacaccattatcccagaaaccctaaccccactccaatttgcaaaccgccccaacacatccacagatgatgcaatctctgttgcactccacacttccctttcccacctggacaaaaggaacacctatgtgagaatgctgttcattgactacagctcagcgttcaacaccatagtgccctcaaagctcatcaataagctaaggaccctggactaaacacctccctctgcaactggatccgggacttcctgatgggccgcccctggtgataagggtaggtaacaacacgtccaccacgctgatccttaacaagggcccctcagaggtgtgtgttcagtcccctcctgtactccctgttcactcatgactgcatggccaggcacaactccaacaccatcattaagtttgttgatgacacaacagtgataggcctgatcaccgacatcgacgaaacagcctatagggaggaggttagagacctggccatgtggttctaagacaacaacctctccctcaacgtgatcaagacaaaggagatgattgtggactacaggaagaagaggaccaagcacacccccattctcatcgacagggctgcagtggagaaggttgagaccttcaagttctttggtgtccacatcaccaacaaactaacatggtcctgGCACCCCAAGACagtggtgaagagggcacgacaaaacctattccccgtcaggagactgaaacgatttggcatgggtcctcagatcctcaaaaggttctacagctgcaccatcgagagcatcctgactggttgcatcactgcctggtatggcaactgctcggcctccaaccgcaaggaactacagagggtagtgcaaatggcccaatacatcactggggccaagctccctgccacccagcACCTTtataccaagcggtgtcagaggaaggccctaaaaactgttaccacaactaaccggtgcccctgcacattgactctgtaccggtacccctttgtgtatatagtctcgctattgttattttactgctgctctttaattacttgttacttttatttcttattctcgtccatatatatattttttaactgcattattgattaggggctcgtaagtaagcatttcaccttttgtattcggcgcatgtgactattacgatttgatttgattagtgacTGTGTGTTGTTGAGAAAAAAAGCGAACAACAAAGTTATAATTTGCTTCATTTGGAGGAGAGGTGAGCATCCCTGGCAGTTATATGACCAATGGTGAAAGGTTTAGGTTTAAAAATTATTTTGAAGACATTTTAATATTAGAGAGGCCTGACACTTTTGGAAACcctatatatactgaacaacaatataaacacaacatgtaaagtgttggtctcatggttcatgacctgaaataaaatatcccagaaattttccatacatACAAAACTCttctttctctcaaatttggagcacaaatttgtttacatccctgttagtgagcatgtctcctttgtcaagataatctatccacctaacaggtgtggaatatcaagacactgatttaacagcatgataattacacaggtgcaccttgtgatgaggacaataaaaggccactaaaatgtacagctttgtcacgcaacacaatgccacagatgtctgttGCCagggaattgaatgttaatttctctgtcataagctgcctccaaaatcgttttagagaatttggcagtatgtccaaccggcctcacaaccacagaccacgtgtatggcgtcgtgtgggaaagtggtttgctgatgtcaacatgaTGAACAGAGTGACCCATGGTGGCGTTGGGAttttggtatgggcaggcataagctccGGACatagaacacaattgcattttattgatagcaatttgaatgtacagagataccatgacgagattcTGATACCCATTgacgtgccattcatctgccaccatcgccatgtttcagcatgagaatgcacagccccatgtagcaaggatctgtacacaattcctggaagctgaaagtgtctcagttcttccatggcctgcatactcaacagatatgtcaccaattgagcatgtttgggatgctctggattgacgtgtacgacagcgtgtttcagttcctgccaatgtccagcaacttcgcacagccatggaagagaagtgggacagcatttcacaggccacaatcaacagcctgatcaactctatgcgaaggagatgtgtcacgctgcaaaTAGTGgtgacaccagatactgactgtttttttgatccacacccctacctttttttaaaggtatctgtgaccaacagatgcatatctgtattcctagttgtgaaatccatagattagggcctaatttatttatttcaattgactgatttccttatatgaactgtaactcagtaaaatctttgaaattgttgcatgttgcgtttatatttttgttcagtatatctgCCTTCATGAGCACCTAGCTTGCCTGCGTTACCCACTCTTCCTACACTGAGTTATTGGTGAACCAGAAGCAGGCATTTATAAGTTGTTTGGTAAGCAGCCTCTCTCACCATCCGACACAGACACAGATAGGAgcgaccagggctctggtcaaaagtagtgcactatacacgaaatagggtgccatttgggacgagcAACACAGCACCGACCGACCTCCAGTCCTGAAACAGGTCATTCATTCATCAAGCGCTCCCGGTTTCCAGATCTGTAGCGTTAACTCAGCCAAGGCTCTCAGTCGCCAGATCTGCAGTGTTAACTCAGCCAAggctctcagtctccagatctgcaGTGTTAACTCAGCCAAGGCTCAGTCTCCAGATCGGCAGTGTTAACTCAGCCAAggctctcagtctccagatctgcaGTGTTTACTCAGCCAAGGCTCAGTCTCCAGATCGGCAGTGTTTACTCAGCCAAGGCTCTAAGTCTCCAGATCGGCAGTGTTAACTCAGCCAAGGCTCAGTCTCCAGATCGGCAGTGTTAACTCAGCCAAGGATCTAAGTCTCCAGATCTGCAGTGTTAACTCAGCTAAggctctcagtctccagatctgcaGTGTTAACTCAGCCAAGGCTCAGTCTCCAGATCGGCAGTGTTAACTCAGCCAAggctctcagtctccagatctgcaGTGTTTACTCAGCCAAGGCTCAGTCTCCAGATCGGCAGTGTTTACTCAGCCaagtctcagtctccagatctgcaGTGTTTACTCAGCCAAGGCTCTAAGTCTCCAGATCGGCAGTGTTAACTCAGCCAAGGCTCAGTCTCCAGATCGGCAGTGTTAACTCAGCCAAGGCTCTCAGTCTCCAGGTCTGCAGTGTTTACTCAGCCAAGGCTCAGTCTCCAGATCGGCAATGTTTACTCAGCCaagtctcagtctccagatctgcaGTGTTTACTCAGCCAAGGCTCTAAGTCTCCAGATCGGCAGTGTTAACTCAGCCAAGGCTCAGTCTCCAGATCGGCAGTGTTAACTCAGCCAAGGATCTAAGTCTCCAGATCTGCAGTGTTAACTCAGCTAAggctctcagtctccagatctgcaGCGTTAACTCAGCCAAggatctcagtctccagatctgcaGTGTTAACTCAGCCAAGGATCTAAGTCTCCAGATCGGCAGTGTTAACTCAGCCAAGGCCctcagtctccagatctgcaGTGTTAACTCAGCTAAggctcagtctccagatctgcaGTGTTTACTCAGCCAAggctcagtctccagatctgcaGTGTTTACTGAGCCAAggctctcagtctccagatctgcaGTGTTAACTTAGCCAAggctctcagtctccagatctgcaGTGTTAACTCAGCCAAGACTCTCAGTCTCCAAAGGGCTATTTCTTTCTATTGTTTGTTTCAGAGCCAACCACGAGATGTGCCTGGATGCCATTATTAGCTGATGGTAAATCAGTACAGAGTCTTGTCACCCGGGACCTGAGACTTGGGGGGAATGACACATCTTCCTGATTTACCGTGTCAATCCACATTCTGGGTTAAATTAAGCCTTTTAAAAGCCATTCCAGAGCGGATTCCGTTTTCTCGTCTCGTCCCCTGGGATAGCAGTGAATGGAATGCAGCAGGTGATAATACCACTGATGGCCTGTTAAGACCCAGGCTCTGTGAGTTAAGTTTTCTGATTGGGAGCTGATAGGGGTTTGGCATGGGCATCTCCTCCATACCCCTTTACCAGTCCCTTATAGCCACAGGCCCACCTCTccacagggagaaactacagtaTATGGTCAGTGTATTTCAGTCAGGCTGTAATGAAAAGGAGGGTCAAGAGGGGTAGAGGGAAAATAAACAATGACTGTTTTTTAGCTGTATTTTAAGGCTGTGTGCATATCCAACCCACAATGCCTTTCATTAGATGCTGTTGCACTATTCAGTAGGCCGTGCCATAAAACGATGGTTCATCTGTGTACTGTGCATCAAGAACTATGTTATGACCCTTAACCACTGTGTTATGACACGTTCTAGATGAAAAGAGAAAATGCTAAAGATAGTTTCCAGATCAAGACCAGTTGGGCGTGAtgttctgtccccctctcccaccTTCCTAACTATGCCATAAAAGATGTTCCACAGGCTAAGACTGATCATTTGGCATGGATGGACTCTGCGCTGGCCCTGCCCCGCTTACCGTGAAATCCTTTAGCCCCGTCTTTCATCGTCCCATCTGAGGCTTACATGGTATTAACAAAAATCCTCATTGAATATGACATGGAATGGAAAATAACATGAGGATCCAGGAGAATAAGAGCGAAGGTGAGGCAACTTATCTTGATGTTAACATGATTGACTGCATCTACTACTGAGTATTCTAAGAATTCCAAGTCTACTTctttaacatactgtacatttctgTTGTTGTTACGTTCTCATTTATATTCAAACATGACTAGTATCTTCGTCCGTATGTGAAAACGTGAGCGGTTTACCATCTGGTCGTTATCATACCCATTTTATTTATTTCCACCACACCCAGCACTGGGTGAATGTAAGAGATGAATACCAGGCTTTAGCTGTGAGTTTCACTGTTGATGCCAATATTGTGTACCAGTCCAGCCATTTTGGTCTCTAGTTACTCCAGTTAataatatctctgtgtgtgtgtgtgtgtgtgtgtgtgtgtgtgtgtgtgtgtgtgtgtgtgtgtgtgtgtgtgtgtgtgtgtgtgtgtgtgtgtgtgtgtgtgtgtgtgtgtgtgtgtgtgtgtgtgtgtgtgtgtgtgtgtgtgtgtgtgtgtgtgtgtgtgtgtgtgtgtgtgtgtgtgtgtgtgtgtgtgtgtgtgtgtgtgtgtgtgtgtgtgtgtgtgtgtgtgtgtgtgtaataacatAGGTCGGTGAGCTTTAACAACTCATGGTTATGTCATGTCATGTGCACTGTCTGCAAACAAAGTGGAGCCCACTAGTCTCCAgcagttctttttttttttttttaataaaaagacAGTCATATGGGTAAGAACAGTCCTTTACTTTGTCTGTTGAGAACCCTACCGCTTTCAATAAAAGAAGTACGACATCAAACCATTTACACAAAGTACTACTGTCATTTCCAGCAGTAGGGCACGTCAACAATTTACAGGtgaaaatgaaagaaaaaccgGACATGTCGTCATCATCACAAGTTGCTTTATAATATATGAAATTGGAATGTTACGAAAACATGTCCAAGTAACCCTAAAAAGCCACGGATATCACATCTATATATTCATATCATAATTAATTATAtaaaacaatctacacaaaaataGAGCCTAATATTTACAGAACAGAGAAAACGATACTATTTACAACAGcccaaaaatgtacttttaagaTTAACAATAagcaattatatatatatatatatatatatatatatatgtatatatatatgagagagatactgtacatatatatatatatagatatatatatagatactgtatattcgGTATATAAACAGGTTGCTGTGGTGAAATAGGCGGGACCAGGAAGTGACAAATGACAACGCAAACTATCACAAAGCAGCCATCTGCAGCAGCTGTTCTTTGAACTGTTGAGCGTGGTGTGAGAGATCCGTGACTCTGTCCACCATGTCCTGCACGTAGGCTGTGTTGGGGTAGTGCAGCGCGGCCGTCTTGGTAGCTCCCACCACTGTCTTCAACAGGTCACATAGCACGTTGCTGGAGTTCATCACCCGGTTGGCCACTTCGGGCGTGGCTGCCTGCCTGGACAGGGTGTCACCGATGAACACCAGTTTGTGGGCGCTGAGGATGACGAACTTGCTGTGCGCCACGAAGATGCGCGGTGGCTGGCCGGCGCCCACGCAGCCGAAGAAAGCGTCCACTGCGTTGAGCAATGTGACAAAGTGCTGCTGGCACTGCTCCGCATAGAAGCCCAGCAGCTGACGGTCCCGCCCACACAGCTGGGCCCCGCCTCCAgccagggaaggggagggagaggaggaggagtctgagggggaggaggaggggcctGTCGGGTGCTGGTGGGCGATCCACTGTGTGATGTCATTCTCCACTGGTTTGATCACCTCTTGCTCCAACTGTATGAACTGGTTAATCTGTGACATGAAAGAGTAAAATCTGATCAATATTTTTGGttccatttctcaattgtcttaaaatgTACACAAGTAGATAAACTGTGTGGTATTATGGAGACTAAACTGTGCGGTATTATGGAGACTAATGTACACAATAAACATGATGAAAATACATCCTACATATCAATTTCATCATGGAATTCTCCTTCTTCTTCCATAGAGAAGATAATTGCTGCATGATTACAGGAGTGAAAAGGTTCATCTCCTGTTCTACGGCAGTATGTTTGActgctctgtcagagtgggcCAGATGTGTCCTCCTGGCTCTGCTCTATTCTAGGAGGTAGGCACTGTCTCTGAACCCATGAAGGAAAGGTCATCCACTGTGAGCGTTTGAATATATTGTATGTTCAATAAATTATGTGAACAGTATGAGAAGTCTGTTTGAGAGTGGATACATTTCTCTGCCCACATCTCTCAGCTTTATAGAAAACCAACGTGGCGGAGCAaccgttttgttgtttttcaaattGAGGAGTGGGCCTTTAATACTGTAAATCTAGTGCATAGAAACAATACTAATACATGAATATGCATGACTAAGTATGGTGGCCCAGACTGGCCAAAAGAGGAAAGAAGCCGTTACCTGTTCCTGTCCCAGCTGTAACTTGCTCTGCTTAATGATGTTCTCTTTCTCCAGGAGCTCCTTCTGCTGCCGCTCAAAGTCCTCTTTGCCCTGAGGAGAAACAAGAGTGTGACTGAGGAGAAGACTAACCAAAGCAGCAGATTCAAACAGCAGAGGGTAAGTACACGTGTAATTCCCGATGCATAACTTGCGATACAATTCCTGCTACTCAGATTAGGATTGAAAACATAGTCCCTCTCatatagtcctacatgttgatgCTCAGTAAAACATTTGTATGTTAGTTATTCCTTTCAGATCTATCTGTTGTCTTCCTGGATGAACAGATGGGACTACCCAACAGGCAGATGGGCCTGGCTTTAcccactcttagaaaaaagggttccaaaagggttcttcggctgtccccaaaggagaagcctttttggttccaggtataactctattgggttccatgtagaaccctctgtggaaagatgTGAATCATTCTGCAGAAAGGGTCTTACAtagaactcaaaagggttctacctggaaccaaaaagggttctttaaagggttctcctatgggggacagctgaagaacccttttaggttgtagatagcacatttttctaagagtgtactgatAATGCAGCTAGCATGCTCAACACCACCTGATTAGCGTTTCCCTTAAAGGTTAAATATTGTGTCAACACACTTAAGACACTGTATAGGAATCTAGTGATTCACATCTAAACTCTCACGCATAGATCAGGGATTATATGTTGATGTGATGGGCTAACATTTGACCTAGCTACCGTTTGTCTTACCATCTAAATTGAATGCtcgactgtaagtcgctctggataagtgtctgcttAATGACCAACGTTTTGTGTACAGTAAATGTAACATCTGTGTGGTAGGTCAGGCTAGAGTCAGAGTCAAACATACCTGCAGATGGACGTAGTCATAGTCCTCCATCCAGCTCTTCACACATTTCTCACTATTGTTCATGTTGCCTTTGTCCTGGTTGGAGGGCACAGGAAAGGGCTTGGTCTGGCCTACGTAGTTGTCGCTGTCCGAGGACGGGGAGGTGAGAGGATGGAGGACGGCTTCCTCTGGCGTGCCCCCCCTGGGGTAGGAGGACCCATTCATGGTTGGCGCCCGCCTGAAGAGCAGCTCGGCGTTACCCCCCACGGAGGAGGCCAGCTGTTTGGCATCGTCGGGCACCGTCCTGGAAACCATAACGAAGCGGTCCAGGTTGTCACTCTTAATCTGGTGCTTGGTGCTGCTGGAGGTGGCCAGGGCGTTGAGGGCCCAGCCGCAGTTCTCCAGGCTCTGGTAGGTCTGCAGGATGATCTGCTGGGAGTCCTCCAGCCTTCCCAGCTGCCTCCTCAGCTTACTGTGCAGGCTGGGGTCTGACAGGGCCGTGGCGTTGGCCACAGCACCCCTGCCAAATACCACAAAGTCTGCCAGGGCTGCCCGTACCCTGTCCAGCACGGTGCGCACCTCGTTGGTGTGGCGCTCCATGAAGGGGTAAGTCCTCCAGTGGGAGGAGGAGGCCAGGGTCTGCAGGGCCCCCACAGAGGCCTCCACGGCCTGATGCAGGCGGTACAGCCTCTGGACTGCCTGGTCCACATCTAGGGCCAGTCGGCCCTCAGCGCTGGAGACCGTGGAGGTGGAAGAGGTGGACATGGAGCTGCGTGTGGAGCCCGTGCTGGAGAAGGACAGGCGGTTCACCCCGTCTGTCATGTCCCCCAGAGCAGGTGGGATGTCATATACGCCCTGGCacttccccctgtccctctcctgggGGGTGGAGCGGTGCTGGGAGGGGGGCTGCTGCATCCCCCTGGGGATATCATACAGATCGCCACGAGGCCCCGCCCCTGAGAGCTGGTGGGCGGGGGGCGGCACGTCGTAGATGCCTTCGTTGTCGCTGGCGACAGGGCGTTGGAGGTGGTGGGGTCCGATTGGCTCGGAGCTGGGGGGAAAGTCATAATTGGACTGGGGGGGCGGGGAGGGTTTGGTGAGGGTGGGTGGGGGTACGTCGTAGATGCCCTcctgttgtttgtgttgtttgagAGGTTGGGGGAAATCGTAGTTTCCCTCCTGGAGGGCTGGGGTGTTCCGGCAGGGAGGCACAGAGTACACCTGTACAGAAAAGGCAAGCGTTTGGATGAGTGCCTCATAGACTAcagtatttttaaaaaatgtatttaacctttatttaactaggcaagtcagttaagaacaaattcttatttacaatgacggcctacagtaAGGAGGGGAGTAGACAGCGCATCAACCAGCATGCAACAATGAGTCATAGCTACAGAAATACAGGTTACCAAATCAATAACAAACAGGCTTTGCACCACATTATTTCAATTAGATATTGAGGAACTGACAGAACCGACTGTTTCGGTTGATACTATATTTGCAAACCTCAGTGCTCAGCTTCCTATTCCTTCCCCATAACTCAGTATCAGCCTGAATATGGCAAAACGCATAAGCAATAAACATCTAGCATTGTCCTGACAGTGTGGAATATGGATTGTGACGTAAATGGCACGTAGCGTGAAAGCGGAGCTGGATAAATAAAAAGAGTGGGCTGTAAGTGATTTCAGTCAGCCTTGAAATGTGCTCCTCACTGCGAGACAGCCCGAACCCAACCGTAATTAGGAGCGACGCAAATAACGGGTTCCCACATATTTCACGTTATTACAAA includes these proteins:
- the LOC110488089 gene encoding enhancer of filamentation 1 isoform X1: MKYKNLMAKALYDNVPESPEELAFRKGDILTIIEQNTGGLEGWWLCSLHGRQGIAPGNRLKLLIGPMFDTQSPAAQSSPTGSAYQQKVGVSSSQGLYQVPPSQSPGQQGIYQVPPGQDVYQVPPQRSVLAADNTPSKVVTPTQVGQSYAYSPGQHTQQDLYDVPPMRPQGVYDIPPGKIMGSPFPGQHCNSPSQGGVYDVPQSTQMDPRTQGVYDIPPSTQRVYSVPPCRNTPALQEGNYDFPQPLKQHKQQEGIYDVPPPTLTKPSPPPQSNYDFPPSSEPIGPHHLQRPVASDNEGIYDVPPPAHQLSGAGPRGDLYDIPRGMQQPPSQHRSTPQERDRGKCQGVYDIPPALGDMTDGVNRLSFSSTGSTRSSMSTSSTSTVSSAEGRLALDVDQAVQRLYRLHQAVEASVGALQTLASSSHWRTYPFMERHTNEVRTVLDRVRAALADFVVFGRGAVANATALSDPSLHSKLRRQLGRLEDSQQIILQTYQSLENCGWALNALATSSSTKHQIKSDNLDRFVMVSRTVPDDAKQLASSVGGNAELLFRRAPTMNGSSYPRGGTPEEAVLHPLTSPSSDSDNYVGQTKPFPVPSNQDKGNMNNSEKCVKSWMEDYDYVHLQGKEDFERQQKELLEKENIIKQSKLQLGQEQINQFIQLEQEVIKPVENDITQWIAHQHPTGPSSSPSDSSSSPSPSLAGGGAQLCGRDRQLLGFYAEQCQQHFVTLLNAVDAFFGCVGAGQPPRIFVAHSKFVILSAHKLVFIGDTLSRQAATPEVANRVMNSSNVLCDLLKTVVGATKTAALHYPNTAYVQDMVDRVTDLSHHAQQFKEQLLQMAAL
- the LOC110488089 gene encoding enhancer of filamentation 1 isoform X2 — its product is MAKALYDNVPESPEELAFRKGDILTIIEQNTGGLEGWWLCSLHGRQGIAPGNRLKLLIGPMFDTQSPAAQSSPTGSAYQQKVGVSSSQGLYQVPPSQSPGQQGIYQVPPGQDVYQVPPQRSVLAADNTPSKVVTPTQVGQSYAYSPGQHTQQDLYDVPPMRPQGVYDIPPGKIMGSPFPGQHCNSPSQGGVYDVPQSTQMDPRTQGVYDIPPSTQRVYSVPPCRNTPALQEGNYDFPQPLKQHKQQEGIYDVPPPTLTKPSPPPQSNYDFPPSSEPIGPHHLQRPVASDNEGIYDVPPPAHQLSGAGPRGDLYDIPRGMQQPPSQHRSTPQERDRGKCQGVYDIPPALGDMTDGVNRLSFSSTGSTRSSMSTSSTSTVSSAEGRLALDVDQAVQRLYRLHQAVEASVGALQTLASSSHWRTYPFMERHTNEVRTVLDRVRAALADFVVFGRGAVANATALSDPSLHSKLRRQLGRLEDSQQIILQTYQSLENCGWALNALATSSSTKHQIKSDNLDRFVMVSRTVPDDAKQLASSVGGNAELLFRRAPTMNGSSYPRGGTPEEAVLHPLTSPSSDSDNYVGQTKPFPVPSNQDKGNMNNSEKCVKSWMEDYDYVHLQGKEDFERQQKELLEKENIIKQSKLQLGQEQINQFIQLEQEVIKPVENDITQWIAHQHPTGPSSSPSDSSSSPSPSLAGGGAQLCGRDRQLLGFYAEQCQQHFVTLLNAVDAFFGCVGAGQPPRIFVAHSKFVILSAHKLVFIGDTLSRQAATPEVANRVMNSSNVLCDLLKTVVGATKTAALHYPNTAYVQDMVDRVTDLSHHAQQFKEQLLQMAAL